In Notolabrus celidotus isolate fNotCel1 chromosome 8, fNotCel1.pri, whole genome shotgun sequence, a genomic segment contains:
- the LOC117818106 gene encoding zinc finger and BTB domain-containing protein 5-like, translating to MDFPGHFQHIFKQLNHQRLHAQLCDCLVVVGPQSFKAHRSILAACSSHFRALLSSSDSDDEVGGPSGADTGGDGGLSVMNLDPEVVTPEAFSTLLDMIYTSSLSLKASNVMDVLLAASHLHLNAVVKACKLHLSRKNFPASPPKGWRSMQQQQHQNPSEMASLFKQVTSVMEEGNDEDEIGVEVSQSGGVEDLMMRGEVGGEQSTSALTRHKRKSNEDWISGRKRSCRLQEGNYKECSPTVTRSTISSGDGGEGLLSLSDDLWVGRGKAEEEVEEKYEATKGEAEEIQLPSQSDSSTGGVGVWEKGRDTDGDTVVKVKVGEEGVEEGEEPMMLKIEVKRENLSTYSPDLDTIALNSPPSPLQHCNASLTTQLNEEKMAAACPSEADVSSLQSQLCSDLQSDSQRDLGETSVVGEGLDSLSELAFSCFLNPSAESVMGALEEDDSLASLTAAATAAATAAATASDATTTAGDADQLCQNSEEANTSSQSSDPSSSSLVFPVPLQQLLPTQGPSFSDTLILQPSPNSLAGFLSGIRPSLGLETSHVQPWAGKSSGATTFRRIAPKVLPGSEAGTDSSPSDERPSLTRASDDVLFKCKKAAAEDHVLLVEGDKKYACKICCKTFMNLTDCKKHIRVHTGEKPYPCPKCGKRFSQSSHLYKHSKNTCLNWKDDQSFPDSLL from the coding sequence ATGGACTTTCCAGGTCATTTCCAGCATATCTTCAAGCAACTGAACCACCAGCGCCTCCATGCTCAGCTATGTGATTGTCTGGTGGTGGTTGGACCTCAGAGCTTCAAGGCTCACCGCTCCATCCTTGCAGCATGCAGCTCCCACTTCAGGGCTCTGCTTAGCTCTAGTGACAGTGATGATGAAGTTGGAGGACCTAGTGGAGCTGACACAGGCGGAGACGGTGGTCTTAGTGTAATGAACCTAGATCCAGAAGTGGTAACACCTGAGGCCTTCTCCACTTTATTGGACATGATTTATACATCAAGTCTCTCTTTGAAGGCCTCTAACGTTATGGATGTGCTCCTAGCAGCATCGCACCTGCACCTCAACGCTGTGGTAAAGGCCTGCAAGCTCCACCTGTCCAGGAAAAACTTCCCTGCATCACCACCTAAAGGATGGAGGTCaatgcagcagcaacagcatcAAAATCCTTCTGAAATGGCCAGTTTGTTTAAGCAGGTCACATCTGTCATGGAGGAGGGCAATGATGAGGATGAAATAGGCGTGGAGGTTAGTCAGTCTGGTGGGGTTGAAGACCTGATGATGAGAGGAGAAGTCGGCGGAGAACAAAGCACTTCAGCACTCACAAGGCACAAGAGGAAGTCCAATGAGGACTGGATCAGTGGCAGGAAGAGGTCCTGCAGACTGCAGGAGGGGAACTACAAAGAGTGTTCACCAACTGTGACAAGAAGCACCATCAGTTCAGGGGATGGAGGAGAGGGGCTTCTGTCCCTGTCTGATGATCTCTGGGTGGGCCGAGgtaaagcagaggaggaagtcGAGGAGAAATATGAAGCTACAAAGGGAGAAGCGGAGGAGATACAGCTACCGAGCCAGtcagacagcagcacaggaGGTGTAGGTGTGTGGGAGAAGGGCAGAGACACAGATGGAGACACTGTAGTCAAAGTGAAGGTGGGAGAAGAAGGGgttgaagagggagaggagccaATGATGCTGAAAATTGAAGTGAAAAGGGAGAATCTGAGCACATACTCCCCAGATTTAGACACAATCGCGCTTaattctcctccctctcctctacAACACTGCAATGCAAGTTTGACTACACAACTAAATGAGGAGAAAATGGCTGCTGCCTGCCCATCAGAGGCAGATGTTAGCTCCTTACAATCCCAGCTGTGCTCAGATCTTCAGTCTGACTCGCAGAGAGATTTAGGTGAGACATCAGTAGTCGGTGAAGGCCTTGACAGCCTGTCAGAACTTGCCTTTTCCTGCTTCCTTAATCCCAGCGCAGAGAGTGTGATGGGAGCTCTGGAAGAAGATGACAGTCTAGCTAGCCTCACTGCTGCTGCGACTGCTGCTGCGACTGCTGCTGCCACCGCCAGTGATGCGACAACTACTGCTGGAGATGCTGACCAGCTTTGCCAAAACTCAGAAGAAGCAAACACCTCCTCTCAGTCTTCtgatccttcctcctcctcacttgtTTTCCCTGTCCCCTTGCAGCAGCTTCTTCCAACTCAGGGCCCTAGTTTCAGTGACACACTAATCCTTCAGCCCAGCCCAAACTCCCTTGCAGGGTTTCTGAGTGGCATCAGGCCCAGCCTCGGACTAGAAACCTCCCACGTCCAACCCTGGGCCGGGAAAAGCTCAGGGGCGACAACCTTCCGTCGCATTGCCCCTAAAGTCCTGCCCGGGTCTGAAGCAGGCACAGACAGTTCTCCCTCAGATGAGCGACCGTCTTTGACAAGAGCTTCAGACGATGTTCTGTTCAAGTGCAAGAAAGCAGCAGCTGAAGACCATGTGCTGCTGGTGGAAGGAGACAAGAAGTACGCCTGCAAAATCTGCTGTAAGACCTTCATGAACCTAACTGACTGCAAGAAGCACATCAGAGTCCACACAGGAGAAAAGCCGTATCCCTGTCCCAAGTGTGGCAAACGCTTCAGTCAGTCCTCCCATCTGTACAAACACTCAAAGAACACCTGCTTAAACTGGAAGGACGATCAGTCATTCCCAGACAGCCTGCTGTGA
- the mrpl18 gene encoding 39S ribosomal protein L18, mitochondrial, producing the protein MALSDICRSARLVLGQTLRCRSLMSPKQTARCLSQAATQPKPSADENESVNPTFENRNPRNLEQLALAVKDRGWKTSWPRQEFYHRLVFSRTQHHVTAEVFASGSTDPIVSCSTKEWAVKKELPSTSCVAACQAVGEVLAQRCQQAGITRMVYRAIPWTFRSDAVQFFRTAMKEGGITLSEPRRKYIGT; encoded by the exons atggcaTTGAGTGATATTTGTCGCAGTGCGCGTCTGGTTCTAGGTCAAACTCTACGATGTCGTTCTCTGATGTCTCCAAAGCAGACAG CTCGTTGTCTGAGTCAAGCAGCCACACAGCCGAAGCCCAGTGCGGATGAAAATGAATCCGTGAATCCGACCTTTGAGAACAGAAACCCCCGGAACCTAGAGCAGCTGGCTCTGGCGGTCAAGGACCGAGGTTGGAAGACCTCCTGGCCCCGCCAGGAATTCTACCACAG GTTGGTCTTTTCTCGCACCCAGCACCATGTGACCGCAGAAGTTTTTGCCAGCGGCTCCACAGACCCAATTGTTTCCTGTTCAACCAAGGAGTGGGCGGTGAAGAAGGAGCTTCCCTCCACGAGCTGCGTGGCTGCGTGTCAAGCTGTGGGCGAAGTGCTGGCACAAAGATGTCAGCAGGCGGGCATCACCAGGATGGTGTACAGGGCAATACCATGGACATTTCGCTCTGATGCT GTTCAGTTTTTCAGGACCGCAATGAAAGAGGGAGGAATAACCCTCAGTGAGCCCAGAAGAAAATACATTGGTACCTGA
- the si:ch211-203d1.3 gene encoding protein phosphatase Slingshot homolog 3 isoform X2 has protein sequence MALLTLHRLPSISSAPDEGAERRGRLQKRESFALVKGAVLLLEEGERERLHEETSPPLTSPSEEGDVASDKRHQQIHAMVELLRPEDTIKLAVQLESVSPVRVRYLIVISTLGNKQESILLGIDFPNSDSDQCTIGLVLPVWSDTQVYLDGDGGFSVTSAEETRIFKPVSMQTMWSVLQALHGCCERAVRAVVIPGNGLEWAQHYQQHIESDRFCLNEWEVMNDLESVRKDSDRQTSAERVSNEMLIKEHLRDIMSTEDLDNLTSKMVHRTLETRIGFDMRPYKEYIDNEILVTMAQMDKPSKIFDYLYLGSEWNAANFEELQKNNIGYILNVTREIDNFFPESFNYMNIRVYDVEATDLLPHWEHTYRKSGQGVLVHCKMGVSRSSSTVIAYAMKQERWNLDVALSYVKDRRSIIKPNEGFMKQLQTYNGILSASQQRHSVLWRRKSREQRQRSMHQEGEGEEKKPEEEYEDEDEDEDEELDSEEEDVEISDEKEDSAEDTEVFVDPKPKSDTNQGPGQVDVNPVITVNDPDKVASSVNRSGRMNLFSLMQSISELDDEDKGQLPGSPRRSPMQRRRSQGKRGLIHQRACVDVSPEPRSLPKSGQSKP, from the exons ATGGCTCTGTTGACCCTGCACAGGCTCCCTTCTATCTCCAGCGCTCCT GATGAAGGCGCTGAAAGACGAGGAAGACTCCAGAAAAG GGAGAGCTTTGCCCTCGTGAAGGGGGCTGTCCTTTTGCTGGAAGAAGGTGAGAGGGAGCGCCTCCATGAGGAGACGTCTCCTCCTCTAACGTCTCCTTCAGAGGAGGGTGATGTAGCATCCGACAAACGACACCAGCAGATTCATGCCATGGTGGAACTGCTCAGGCCAGAAGATACCATCAAGCTG GCGGTGCAGTTGGAGTCTGTCAGCCCAGTCAGAGTCAGGTATCTGATCGTCATCTCCACCCTTGGAAACAAACAGGAGAGCATCCTGCTGGGCATAGATTTCCCCAACTCAGACAG tgatCAATGCACCATCGGCCTGGTCCTGCCGGTATGGAGCGACACACAGGTTTATCTGGACGGGGATGG TGGTTTCAGTGTGACCTCAGCTGAGGAGACCAGAATCTTTAAGCCTGTCTCCATGCAGACCATGTG GTCAGTGCTGCAGGCGTTGCATGGCTGCTGTGAGCGGGCAGTGAGGGCAGTAGTGATCCCAGGAAATGGCCTTGAATGGGCCCAACACTACCAGCAACATATCGAGTCGGATCGCTTCTGCCTCAATGAGTGGGAGGTCATGAACGACCTGGAGTCGGTCCGCAAGGACAGTGATAGACAGAC gtctgcagagagagtttcCAATGAAATGCTGATCAAGGAGCACCTGAGAGACATCATGAGCACTGAAGACTTGGACAACCTCACGTCTAAAATG gTGCACAGGACCCTGGAGACCAGGATTGGTTTTGACATGAGACCCTATAAGGAATACATAGATAATGAGATCCTGGTCACCATGGCTCAGATGGACAAACCCTCCAAAATATTCGACTACCTTTACCTG GGCTCTGAGTGGAACGCAGCTAACTTTGAggagctgcagaaaaacaa CATTGGCTATATCCTGAATGTGACGAGGGAGATTGACAACTTTTTCCCAGAGTCCTTCAATTATATGAACATCAGAGTGTATGATGTTGAAGCCACAGACCTGCTGCCTCACTGGGAACACACATACAG GAAGAGTGGACAGGGAGTGTTGGTGCACTGTAAGATGGGCGTTTCTCGCTCTTCATCCACGGTTATAGCATACGCCATGAAGCAGGAGCGCTGGAATCTGGATGTTGCGTTGTCCTATGTCAAAGACCGCCGCTCCATCATCAAGCCCAATGAAGGCTTCATGAAGCAGCTCCAGACCTACAATGGTATCCTCAGTGCAAG CCAGCAGCGTCACAGTGTTCTCTGGAGGCGAAAGTCTCGAGAACAAAGGCAAAGGTCAATGCATCAGGAAGGGgaaggggaggaaaaaaagccaGAAGAGGAGTacgaggatgaggatgaggatgaggatgaagaactTGACTCTGAAGAGGAGGATGTAGAGATTTCAGATGAAAAAGAGGATTCAGCAGAAGACACAGAG GTCTTTGTAGACCCAAAACCAAAATCAGATACCAACCAGGGACCTGGGCAGGTGGACGTAAATCCTGTTATAACAGTAAATGACCCAGACAAG GTGGCTTCGAGTGTAAATCGCAGCGGAAGAATGAACCTCTTCTCCCTCATGCAGTCCATCAGTGAACTGGATGATGAGGATAAAGGACAG CTCCCTGGCAGTCCGAGGCGGTCTCCGATGCAGAGGAGACGTAGCCAGGGAAAACGGGGTCTGATTCACCAGAGAGCATGTGTGGATGTTTCCCCTGAACCAAGAAGCCTGCCAAAGAGTGGACAAAGCAAACcctaa
- the grhpra gene encoding glyoxylate reductase/hydroxypyruvate reductase isoform X2: MAWQHFITYSRHLVTVGPCLTIHLTVQECEVSQWDSDEPVPREEFLKGVQGAHGILCMLSEKIDVELLDAAGPNLKVISTMSVGFDHLVLHEIKKRGIRVGYTPGVLTDATAELTVALLLATARRLPEAVEEVKNGGWTCWKPLMLCGYGLSGSTVGVIGLGRIGMAIARRLMPFGVKRLLYSGRTAKADAAELNGEFVPLDTLVAESDFIVVSCSLTPETQGMCDKAFFSKMKKTAVFVNSSRGAVVNQEDLYQALSSGQIAAAGLDVTTPEPLPTDHPLLTLKNCVVLPHIGSATYSTRGVMAALSAQNLLGGIQGTEIPTELTF, translated from the exons ATGGCATGGCAGCATTTCATCACTTACAGCAGACATCTTGTCACAGTGGGGCCCTGTCTAACCATTCACCTGACAGTCCAGGA aTGTGAGGTGTCTCAGTGGGACTCGGATGAACCTGTGCCCAGAGAAGAGTTTCTCAAAGGCGTGCAGGGTGCTCATGGTATCCTGTGTATGCTGTCAGAGAAGATTGATGTAGAGCTTCTGGATGCTGCAG GGCCAAACCTGAAAGTCATCAGCACCATGTCTGTGGGATTTGACCACTTGGTTCTTCATGAAATCAAAAAACG tGGAATACGTGTTGGATACACTCCTGGTGTCCTGACTGACGCCACAGCAGAACTGACTGTAGCGCTGCTGCTCGCCACCGCTCGCAGATTACCAGAGGCAGTGGAGGAGGTCAAAAA TGGTGGCTGGACCTGCTGGAAACCTCTCATGCTGTGTGGTTATGGACTCTCTGGCAGCACCGTGGGAGTGATTGGGCTGGGACGCATAG GCATGGCCATTGCTCGCAGACTCATGCCATTCGGAGTGAAAAGGCTGCTGTACTCTGGGAGAACAGCCAAGGCCGATGCTGCTGAATTGAATGGAGAGTTTG TTCCCCTGGACACACTTGTGGCTGAGAGTGACTTTATTGTTGTGTCCTGCTCCCTGACACCAGAGACTCAGGGGATGTGTGACAAGGCCTTCTtcagcaaaatgaaaaaaacagcagtctTTGTCAACTCAAGCAG GGGAGCTGTCGTGAACCAGGAGGACCTGTATCAAGCTTTGAGCAGCGGACAGATTGCTGCCGCTGGGCTGGATGTCACAACACCTGAGCCACTTCCAACAGACCACCCTCTTCTTACTCTTAAAAACTGTG TGGTGTTACCACACATCGGCAGTGCCACCTACTCCACCAGAGGCGTCATGGCAGCTCTGTCAGCTCAGAACCTGCTGGGGGGTATACAGGGCACAGAGATACCCACTGAACTCACTTTCTAG
- the grhpra gene encoding glyoxylate reductase/hydroxypyruvate reductase isoform X1 — MQTVAKLMKVFVTRRIPQEGMKILSASTVCEVSQWDSDEPVPREEFLKGVQGAHGILCMLSEKIDVELLDAAGPNLKVISTMSVGFDHLVLHEIKKRGIRVGYTPGVLTDATAELTVALLLATARRLPEAVEEVKNGGWTCWKPLMLCGYGLSGSTVGVIGLGRIGMAIARRLMPFGVKRLLYSGRTAKADAAELNGEFVPLDTLVAESDFIVVSCSLTPETQGMCDKAFFSKMKKTAVFVNSSRGAVVNQEDLYQALSSGQIAAAGLDVTTPEPLPTDHPLLTLKNCVVLPHIGSATYSTRGVMAALSAQNLLGGIQGTEIPTELTF; from the exons ATGCAGACAGTTGCGAAACTTATGAAGGTTTTCGTAACGAGGCGCATCCCGCAGGAGGGGATGAAGATCCTGTCAGCCTCTACAGT aTGTGAGGTGTCTCAGTGGGACTCGGATGAACCTGTGCCCAGAGAAGAGTTTCTCAAAGGCGTGCAGGGTGCTCATGGTATCCTGTGTATGCTGTCAGAGAAGATTGATGTAGAGCTTCTGGATGCTGCAG GGCCAAACCTGAAAGTCATCAGCACCATGTCTGTGGGATTTGACCACTTGGTTCTTCATGAAATCAAAAAACG tGGAATACGTGTTGGATACACTCCTGGTGTCCTGACTGACGCCACAGCAGAACTGACTGTAGCGCTGCTGCTCGCCACCGCTCGCAGATTACCAGAGGCAGTGGAGGAGGTCAAAAA TGGTGGCTGGACCTGCTGGAAACCTCTCATGCTGTGTGGTTATGGACTCTCTGGCAGCACCGTGGGAGTGATTGGGCTGGGACGCATAG GCATGGCCATTGCTCGCAGACTCATGCCATTCGGAGTGAAAAGGCTGCTGTACTCTGGGAGAACAGCCAAGGCCGATGCTGCTGAATTGAATGGAGAGTTTG TTCCCCTGGACACACTTGTGGCTGAGAGTGACTTTATTGTTGTGTCCTGCTCCCTGACACCAGAGACTCAGGGGATGTGTGACAAGGCCTTCTtcagcaaaatgaaaaaaacagcagtctTTGTCAACTCAAGCAG GGGAGCTGTCGTGAACCAGGAGGACCTGTATCAAGCTTTGAGCAGCGGACAGATTGCTGCCGCTGGGCTGGATGTCACAACACCTGAGCCACTTCCAACAGACCACCCTCTTCTTACTCTTAAAAACTGTG TGGTGTTACCACACATCGGCAGTGCCACCTACTCCACCAGAGGCGTCATGGCAGCTCTGTCAGCTCAGAACCTGCTGGGGGGTATACAGGGCACAGAGATACCCACTGAACTCACTTTCTAG
- the si:ch211-203d1.3 gene encoding protein phosphatase Slingshot homolog 3 isoform X3 has product MVELLRPEDTIKLAVQLESVSPVRVRYLIVISTLGNKQESILLGIDFPNSDSDQCTIGLVLPVWSDTQVYLDGDGGFSVTSAEETRIFKPVSMQTMWSVLQALHGCCERAVRAVVIPGNGLEWAQHYQQHIESDRFCLNEWEVMNDLESVRKDSDRQTSAERVSNEMLIKEHLRDIMSTEDLDNLTSKMVHRTLETRIGFDMRPYKEYIDNEILVTMAQMDKPSKIFDYLYLGSEWNAANFEELQKNNIGYILNVTREIDNFFPESFNYMNIRVYDVEATDLLPHWEHTYRFINSARKSGQGVLVHCKMGVSRSSSTVIAYAMKQERWNLDVALSYVKDRRSIIKPNEGFMKQLQTYNGILSASQQRHSVLWRRKSREQRQRSMHQEGEGEEKKPEEEYEDEDEDEDEELDSEEEDVEISDEKEDSAEDTEVFVDPKPKSDTNQGPGQVDVNPVITVNDPDKVASSVNRSGRMNLFSLMQSISELDDEDKGQLPGSPRRSPMQRRRSQGKRGLIHQRACVDVSPEPRSLPKSGQSKP; this is encoded by the exons ATGGTGGAACTGCTCAGGCCAGAAGATACCATCAAGCTG GCGGTGCAGTTGGAGTCTGTCAGCCCAGTCAGAGTCAGGTATCTGATCGTCATCTCCACCCTTGGAAACAAACAGGAGAGCATCCTGCTGGGCATAGATTTCCCCAACTCAGACAG tgatCAATGCACCATCGGCCTGGTCCTGCCGGTATGGAGCGACACACAGGTTTATCTGGACGGGGATGG TGGTTTCAGTGTGACCTCAGCTGAGGAGACCAGAATCTTTAAGCCTGTCTCCATGCAGACCATGTG GTCAGTGCTGCAGGCGTTGCATGGCTGCTGTGAGCGGGCAGTGAGGGCAGTAGTGATCCCAGGAAATGGCCTTGAATGGGCCCAACACTACCAGCAACATATCGAGTCGGATCGCTTCTGCCTCAATGAGTGGGAGGTCATGAACGACCTGGAGTCGGTCCGCAAGGACAGTGATAGACAGAC gtctgcagagagagtttcCAATGAAATGCTGATCAAGGAGCACCTGAGAGACATCATGAGCACTGAAGACTTGGACAACCTCACGTCTAAAATG gTGCACAGGACCCTGGAGACCAGGATTGGTTTTGACATGAGACCCTATAAGGAATACATAGATAATGAGATCCTGGTCACCATGGCTCAGATGGACAAACCCTCCAAAATATTCGACTACCTTTACCTG GGCTCTGAGTGGAACGCAGCTAACTTTGAggagctgcagaaaaacaa CATTGGCTATATCCTGAATGTGACGAGGGAGATTGACAACTTTTTCCCAGAGTCCTTCAATTATATGAACATCAGAGTGTATGATGTTGAAGCCACAGACCTGCTGCCTCACTGGGAACACACATACAGGTTCATCAACAGTGCAAG GAAGAGTGGACAGGGAGTGTTGGTGCACTGTAAGATGGGCGTTTCTCGCTCTTCATCCACGGTTATAGCATACGCCATGAAGCAGGAGCGCTGGAATCTGGATGTTGCGTTGTCCTATGTCAAAGACCGCCGCTCCATCATCAAGCCCAATGAAGGCTTCATGAAGCAGCTCCAGACCTACAATGGTATCCTCAGTGCAAG CCAGCAGCGTCACAGTGTTCTCTGGAGGCGAAAGTCTCGAGAACAAAGGCAAAGGTCAATGCATCAGGAAGGGgaaggggaggaaaaaaagccaGAAGAGGAGTacgaggatgaggatgaggatgaggatgaagaactTGACTCTGAAGAGGAGGATGTAGAGATTTCAGATGAAAAAGAGGATTCAGCAGAAGACACAGAG GTCTTTGTAGACCCAAAACCAAAATCAGATACCAACCAGGGACCTGGGCAGGTGGACGTAAATCCTGTTATAACAGTAAATGACCCAGACAAG GTGGCTTCGAGTGTAAATCGCAGCGGAAGAATGAACCTCTTCTCCCTCATGCAGTCCATCAGTGAACTGGATGATGAGGATAAAGGACAG CTCCCTGGCAGTCCGAGGCGGTCTCCGATGCAGAGGAGACGTAGCCAGGGAAAACGGGGTCTGATTCACCAGAGAGCATGTGTGGATGTTTCCCCTGAACCAAGAAGCCTGCCAAAGAGTGGACAAAGCAAACcctaa
- the si:ch211-203d1.3 gene encoding protein phosphatase Slingshot homolog 3 isoform X1, which yields MALLTLHRLPSISSAPDEGAERRGRLQKRESFALVKGAVLLLEEGERERLHEETSPPLTSPSEEGDVASDKRHQQIHAMVELLRPEDTIKLAVQLESVSPVRVRYLIVISTLGNKQESILLGIDFPNSDSDQCTIGLVLPVWSDTQVYLDGDGGFSVTSAEETRIFKPVSMQTMWSVLQALHGCCERAVRAVVIPGNGLEWAQHYQQHIESDRFCLNEWEVMNDLESVRKDSDRQTSAERVSNEMLIKEHLRDIMSTEDLDNLTSKMVHRTLETRIGFDMRPYKEYIDNEILVTMAQMDKPSKIFDYLYLGSEWNAANFEELQKNNIGYILNVTREIDNFFPESFNYMNIRVYDVEATDLLPHWEHTYRFINSARKSGQGVLVHCKMGVSRSSSTVIAYAMKQERWNLDVALSYVKDRRSIIKPNEGFMKQLQTYNGILSASQQRHSVLWRRKSREQRQRSMHQEGEGEEKKPEEEYEDEDEDEDEELDSEEEDVEISDEKEDSAEDTEVFVDPKPKSDTNQGPGQVDVNPVITVNDPDKVASSVNRSGRMNLFSLMQSISELDDEDKGQLPGSPRRSPMQRRRSQGKRGLIHQRACVDVSPEPRSLPKSGQSKP from the exons ATGGCTCTGTTGACCCTGCACAGGCTCCCTTCTATCTCCAGCGCTCCT GATGAAGGCGCTGAAAGACGAGGAAGACTCCAGAAAAG GGAGAGCTTTGCCCTCGTGAAGGGGGCTGTCCTTTTGCTGGAAGAAGGTGAGAGGGAGCGCCTCCATGAGGAGACGTCTCCTCCTCTAACGTCTCCTTCAGAGGAGGGTGATGTAGCATCCGACAAACGACACCAGCAGATTCATGCCATGGTGGAACTGCTCAGGCCAGAAGATACCATCAAGCTG GCGGTGCAGTTGGAGTCTGTCAGCCCAGTCAGAGTCAGGTATCTGATCGTCATCTCCACCCTTGGAAACAAACAGGAGAGCATCCTGCTGGGCATAGATTTCCCCAACTCAGACAG tgatCAATGCACCATCGGCCTGGTCCTGCCGGTATGGAGCGACACACAGGTTTATCTGGACGGGGATGG TGGTTTCAGTGTGACCTCAGCTGAGGAGACCAGAATCTTTAAGCCTGTCTCCATGCAGACCATGTG GTCAGTGCTGCAGGCGTTGCATGGCTGCTGTGAGCGGGCAGTGAGGGCAGTAGTGATCCCAGGAAATGGCCTTGAATGGGCCCAACACTACCAGCAACATATCGAGTCGGATCGCTTCTGCCTCAATGAGTGGGAGGTCATGAACGACCTGGAGTCGGTCCGCAAGGACAGTGATAGACAGAC gtctgcagagagagtttcCAATGAAATGCTGATCAAGGAGCACCTGAGAGACATCATGAGCACTGAAGACTTGGACAACCTCACGTCTAAAATG gTGCACAGGACCCTGGAGACCAGGATTGGTTTTGACATGAGACCCTATAAGGAATACATAGATAATGAGATCCTGGTCACCATGGCTCAGATGGACAAACCCTCCAAAATATTCGACTACCTTTACCTG GGCTCTGAGTGGAACGCAGCTAACTTTGAggagctgcagaaaaacaa CATTGGCTATATCCTGAATGTGACGAGGGAGATTGACAACTTTTTCCCAGAGTCCTTCAATTATATGAACATCAGAGTGTATGATGTTGAAGCCACAGACCTGCTGCCTCACTGGGAACACACATACAGGTTCATCAACAGTGCAAG GAAGAGTGGACAGGGAGTGTTGGTGCACTGTAAGATGGGCGTTTCTCGCTCTTCATCCACGGTTATAGCATACGCCATGAAGCAGGAGCGCTGGAATCTGGATGTTGCGTTGTCCTATGTCAAAGACCGCCGCTCCATCATCAAGCCCAATGAAGGCTTCATGAAGCAGCTCCAGACCTACAATGGTATCCTCAGTGCAAG CCAGCAGCGTCACAGTGTTCTCTGGAGGCGAAAGTCTCGAGAACAAAGGCAAAGGTCAATGCATCAGGAAGGGgaaggggaggaaaaaaagccaGAAGAGGAGTacgaggatgaggatgaggatgaggatgaagaactTGACTCTGAAGAGGAGGATGTAGAGATTTCAGATGAAAAAGAGGATTCAGCAGAAGACACAGAG GTCTTTGTAGACCCAAAACCAAAATCAGATACCAACCAGGGACCTGGGCAGGTGGACGTAAATCCTGTTATAACAGTAAATGACCCAGACAAG GTGGCTTCGAGTGTAAATCGCAGCGGAAGAATGAACCTCTTCTCCCTCATGCAGTCCATCAGTGAACTGGATGATGAGGATAAAGGACAG CTCCCTGGCAGTCCGAGGCGGTCTCCGATGCAGAGGAGACGTAGCCAGGGAAAACGGGGTCTGATTCACCAGAGAGCATGTGTGGATGTTTCCCCTGAACCAAGAAGCCTGCCAAAGAGTGGACAAAGCAAACcctaa